The genomic segment ATCGTGCAGCTGGTGGGCGGGCTGGTCACGTCGGTGCTGGCGCTGGGCGTGCTGCTTTGGCTGAACTGGAAGCTCACGGCGTTCATCTTCGTCTTCCTGGCCATCTTCGGCGGGGTGATGGCGGTGGCGTTCAACCGTCTGCGCCCCATCTTCCGCGAGCGCGGGGAGCTGAACGCCGAGGTGACGGGGCGGCTCACCGAGACGCTGGGCGGCATTCGCGTGATCAAGGCGTACGGCACCGAGAAGCGCGAGCAGCGGGTGTTCACCAAGGGCGCCAACCGCATGTTCCGCAACGTGGCCAGCACCATCACCGGCACCAGCGCCGTGACGGCGTTCGCCACGCTGGTCATCGGCGCGGTGGGCGTGCTGATGATCGTGGTGGGCGGCCGGGCCATCATGAGCGGCGAGATGACGCTGGGCGGCCTGGTGATGTACATCTTCTTCACCGGCATGCTGGCCGCGCCGGTGGTGCAGCTCGCCAGCATCGGGACGCAGATCAGCGAGGCGTTCGCGGGGCTGGACCGCATCCGCGACCTGCTGGACACGAAGACCGAGGACGACGAGGACGACGAGGCGGCGCCGCTGGACACGGTGCGCGGCGACGTGCGGTTCGAGGACGTGAGCTTCGAGTACGAGCCCGGCGTGCCGGTGCTGAAGCACGTGGTCTTCGACGCGCCGGCGGGCACGACCACCGCGCTGGTGGGCAGCAGCGGGTCCGGAAAGAGCACGCTGGTGTCGCTGGTGATGGCGTTCAACCGCCCGGTGGAAGGCCGCATCACGGTGGACGGGCAGGACCTGGCCGGCGTGAAGCTGCACGACTACCGCAAGCAGCTGGGCGTGGTGCTGCAGGACAACTTCCTCTTCGACGGCACGGTGGCAGACAACATCCGCTTCTCGCGGCCGGACGCCACGCGCGCCGAGATCGTGGAGGTGAGCCGCATCGCCCACGCCGACGACTTCATCCGCGGCTTCCCGGACGGCTATGACGCCATCGTGGGCGAGCGCGGGATCAAGCTGAGCGGCGGGCAGCGGCAGCGCATCGCCATCGCCCGCGCGATCCTGGCGGACCCGCGCATCCTGATCCTCGACGAGGCCACCTCGTCGCTCGACAGCGAGAGCGAGGCGCTGATCCAGGAGGGCCTGCGCCGCCTGCGCGAGGGGCGCACCACGTTCGTGATCGCGCACCGCCTGTCCACCATCCGCAGCGCGGACCAGATCCTGGTGCTGGAGGCGGGCGAGATCGTGGAGCGCGGCACGCACGCGCAGCTCATGGCGCTGGGCGGCCGCTACCGCGAGCTGCACGACCGGCAGTACGCCTGGGAGCAGGAGCGTTACGTGAACCCCGGCGAGGAGCTGCCCGTGGAGACCGGCGCCCCCGCCGAGATCCTCTCGGGCGACTGAACGTCGGGTTTTCGGTAGATGTTGAGTCGTCCCTCGGCAACGGCGGGGTGAAACGGGAGATGCGCAGCGGGGCGGCCAGGTTAGCCGCCCCGCTCTTCTTTTCGGATCTCGTCCGAAATTCCACGTCCGGCGAGGTGCCGGGCTTCACTCCGGCGGGGAGAGGTGGATGGAGCCGTCTGCACTCAGCGTCCAGCCGGGGTTCCAGGCGACCTCCCAGAGGTGGCCGTCGGGGTCCGCGAAGTAGCCGGAGTACCCGCCCCAGAAAGTGTCGTGCGCGGGCTTGAGGATGGTGCCGCCCGCCGCCGCGGCCTGCGCCAGCGCCGCATCCGCCTCCTCGCGGCTGCGAACGTTGTAGGCGATGGAGCATGCGCCGGTGCTTGGGCCGGGCGAACACCCCGGCAGGTTCGCATCTGCCGCCAGGTCGGCCGCGCCGAAGAGGGCGAGCACCATCCCGCCGAGCTGGAAGAAGACCACCTCCGGGCTGACGAAGCCCGGC from the Longimicrobiaceae bacterium genome contains:
- a CDS encoding ABC transporter ATP-binding protein; the protein is MQARTRTPPPASKAAEKKKTKKMTDRAWKEAKALMWHHRASLAIGMALMLVNRLSGLVLPASSKYLIDRVIGHHDGSKLVPLALAVGGATLVQALTSFSLSQVISVAAQRAITDMRRRVQARVTRLPVRFFDSTQTGVLISRIMTDAEGIRNLVGTGIVQLVGGLVTSVLALGVLLWLNWKLTAFIFVFLAIFGGVMAVAFNRLRPIFRERGELNAEVTGRLTETLGGIRVIKAYGTEKREQRVFTKGANRMFRNVASTITGTSAVTAFATLVIGAVGVLMIVVGGRAIMSGEMTLGGLVMYIFFTGMLAAPVVQLASIGTQISEAFAGLDRIRDLLDTKTEDDEDDEAAPLDTVRGDVRFEDVSFEYEPGVPVLKHVVFDAPAGTTTALVGSSGSGKSTLVSLVMAFNRPVEGRITVDGQDLAGVKLHDYRKQLGVVLQDNFLFDGTVADNIRFSRPDATRAEIVEVSRIAHADDFIRGFPDGYDAIVGERGIKLSGGQRQRIAIARAILADPRILILDEATSSLDSESEALIQEGLRRLREGRTTFVIAHRLSTIRSADQILVLEAGEIVERGTHAQLMALGGRYRELHDRQYAWEQERYVNPGEELPVETGAPAEILSGD
- a CDS encoding VOC family protein, producing MEQRVSAITLGVEDVGRARRFYEALGWTPGFVSPEVVFFQLGGMVLALFGAADLAADANLPGCSPGPSTGACSIAYNVRSREEADAALAQAAAAGGTILKPAHDTFWGGYSGYFADPDGHLWEVAWNPGWTLSADGSIHLSPPE